A stretch of Aureispira sp. CCB-E DNA encodes these proteins:
- a CDS encoding Crp/Fnr family transcriptional regulator: MLPRLQKLVAQFAHLSPKDWDRALSNAQTISLKKGEYWVQEGAICQYIGFVQTGVLRIFSTVNGKEMVSYFSFERRNPVLSAYHSFIDQVPSIETIQALEDSTLLVLHYDHLQKLYEEKPVFERLGRLLIEQMYVLAKTRIYDLQHKTATERYVELLEKYPQITNRIAHHHIASYLGIAPESLSRLRKKLQQNN, from the coding sequence ATGCTCCCTAGACTACAAAAATTAGTAGCACAATTTGCTCATTTGTCACCCAAAGACTGGGATAGAGCTTTGTCCAATGCCCAAACAATCTCGTTAAAAAAAGGTGAATATTGGGTACAAGAAGGTGCTATTTGTCAATATATTGGCTTTGTACAGACAGGGGTACTTAGAATTTTTTCTACAGTAAATGGAAAAGAAATGGTTTCATACTTTTCTTTTGAACGACGCAACCCTGTGCTATCAGCTTATCATAGTTTTATTGATCAAGTTCCTTCTATAGAAACGATACAAGCCTTAGAAGATAGCACGCTGTTGGTCTTGCATTATGACCATTTACAAAAGTTATATGAAGAAAAACCTGTTTTTGAACGGCTAGGGCGTTTGCTGATAGAACAAATGTACGTGCTCGCTAAAACTCGCATCTATGATTTGCAGCACAAAACTGCTACGGAACGTTACGTAGAGTTATTAGAAAAGTACCCGCAGATTACCAATAGAATTGCCCATCACCACATAGCATCTTACCTAGGTATTGCCCCTGAATCTTTGAGTCGGTTGCGAAAAAAGCTACAACAAAATAACTAA
- a CDS encoding two-component regulator propeller domain-containing protein, with product MHPIKLHLFYYIFLLLFLNGFAAKGQSYLVQTEQLSIEDGLSNRFVRSILQDTKGFMWFATKNGLNRYDGYTFDVFTEKNTNLQSSFIDKIFEDADSNLWIGHAVNDGATERFSAIDIMDINTFEIKPLEKHLADELPCQIQDIYKIYSISENKNLYITTQKGAIYIYKGNKKFELYYKHPKASTIRAFFWGTLYNWVVCENTLMALDKQGQVVYQKDIKIDALYRCSFMGEESPYTIRLETNDKFHAYDNYYWNVKKDSLVINKPFDFLGKTIPMEVNAGFEHRPKTNCLVYQDRKSVCIFAPNQKVIYSQSFFKGRRFVRTVYVDRQENVWIGVLAQGLVKVSYQKNRFEPYLVDTSARSVIELYQDSVLLLNSYGGQYAYHLFTQEKKLLDTLAYLDAQKSQDGRFIWLSSPGLHVKRLERMPPFKEQFFFYKKKDQNKKEQQTGMRLSAAWSIYEDEKGRVWVGTVNGLSYIQQGEDSISVFDNYGDYPELAGAIVNSLHGNKHGVWLGTSQGLYLMNLKMEVIQRYSKEMKAPYKLPYNHIYHIHEDKKGILWLSTKGGGVIRYHIKTGTFKQFTTENGLSHNVVNAILEDDYGYFWMSSDYGLMRLNPKNDIINTYLTEDGILHTEFNRKSAYKASTGKLYFGGLSGIMGLDPADFLEEKLQDVPLHLVQFQYFNGKEGALIDATEEVVKQGKIVLDYTDRFFTVELALLDYKASNKRQYAYKIEGLEKDWNFTTNNSIRVNSLAAGNYTLLVKGEGSNGLWSTEPLKIPIIVKQPFYLTWQFLLFIAILLFVVVLLYSRWRVQRLYRVKMHLEQEVSKRTQKIEQQANELRELDNVKSRFFANISHELRTPLTLMLGPIGAILEKHYGEKFEDIEQVLELVKRNGIQLQGLIEEILILSKLEAKSVEIEENELQLIPFLKRLFFAFEAQANLQGLDWYFNSAISEDLYVVLDASKIEKILNNLLSNALKHTPRGGKVELKVTNKWMDNKALMLLIEVIDSGTGIHPDDLSHLFDRFYQSKQKEAIVQGGTGIGLALTKELVQLLKGRIEVHSEWTKGASFLVTIPSTKVEHPVQEWGSEPEKEASVPIVTSTISKSTTTILIVEDNNDMRSFLADILQEYQIITAENGRIGWDILSKQAHQIDLILSDVMMPEMDGFELLQKVKSHTEWQQLPMIMLTARATEQDKLFALRIGVDDYLQKPFSRQELLIRIQNLLQNYAQRKAWQLEAAKEEETSPKLSVNDSKVGGDKWMENLEAIAKREVGNTQFTITSLAYDLNLSERQLRRKIKTKTGLTPNQYFRVVKLEKAREYLENRHYETVSEIAYKIGFSNVHYFSKIYQEQYGKKPSEYLKH from the coding sequence ATGCATCCCATTAAACTACATTTATTTTATTATATATTCCTACTCCTTTTTTTGAACGGTTTTGCTGCAAAGGGGCAGTCGTATTTGGTACAAACAGAACAATTATCAATAGAAGATGGTTTGTCCAATCGTTTTGTTCGTTCTATTCTTCAAGATACAAAGGGGTTTATGTGGTTTGCTACCAAGAACGGTCTAAACCGTTACGATGGTTATACCTTTGATGTGTTCACAGAAAAAAATACCAATCTACAAAGCAGTTTTATTGATAAAATCTTTGAGGATGCTGATAGTAATCTTTGGATAGGACATGCTGTTAACGATGGAGCAACAGAGAGGTTTTCAGCTATCGATATCATGGATATCAATACTTTTGAGATAAAACCTTTGGAAAAACACCTAGCAGATGAACTGCCTTGCCAAATTCAAGACATTTATAAGATCTATAGTATCTCTGAAAATAAGAATTTGTATATAACGACTCAAAAGGGAGCGATTTACATTTATAAGGGCAACAAAAAATTTGAATTGTATTATAAACACCCAAAAGCATCTACAATACGTGCTTTTTTTTGGGGAACGTTGTACAATTGGGTAGTTTGTGAAAATACATTAATGGCACTAGACAAACAGGGGCAGGTTGTGTATCAAAAGGATATAAAAATAGATGCTCTTTATCGATGCAGTTTTATGGGGGAGGAGAGTCCGTATACAATTCGTCTAGAGACGAATGATAAATTTCATGCTTATGATAATTACTATTGGAATGTAAAAAAAGATTCATTGGTAATCAACAAGCCTTTTGATTTTTTAGGAAAGACGATTCCTATGGAAGTAAATGCCGGATTTGAGCACCGTCCTAAAACCAATTGTTTGGTGTATCAAGATAGAAAATCTGTGTGCATTTTTGCCCCCAACCAAAAAGTGATCTATAGCCAATCCTTTTTCAAAGGAAGACGTTTTGTAAGAACCGTATATGTTGACCGCCAAGAAAATGTTTGGATTGGGGTACTTGCACAGGGGCTAGTAAAGGTCAGTTACCAAAAAAATCGATTTGAACCATATTTGGTTGATACGTCTGCACGTTCTGTTATTGAACTATATCAAGATAGTGTTTTGTTGTTGAATAGTTATGGGGGGCAATATGCGTATCATTTGTTTACACAAGAAAAAAAATTATTGGATACATTGGCTTATTTGGATGCTCAAAAAAGTCAAGATGGGCGTTTTATCTGGTTGAGTTCTCCTGGATTGCATGTCAAGCGATTAGAACGAATGCCTCCTTTTAAGGAACAATTTTTCTTTTACAAGAAAAAAGACCAGAACAAAAAGGAGCAGCAAACGGGAATGCGTTTGTCCGCAGCTTGGTCTATTTATGAGGATGAAAAAGGACGCGTATGGGTAGGGACTGTGAATGGATTGAGTTATATTCAACAAGGAGAAGATTCTATTTCTGTATTTGATAATTATGGCGATTATCCAGAATTAGCAGGTGCTATTGTTAATTCTCTGCATGGCAACAAACATGGTGTTTGGTTGGGGACTTCTCAAGGACTCTATTTGATGAATTTAAAAATGGAGGTAATTCAACGTTACAGCAAAGAAATGAAGGCGCCTTATAAGTTGCCGTACAACCATATCTATCATATTCATGAAGATAAGAAGGGGATTTTGTGGCTATCGACCAAAGGAGGCGGAGTCATTCGTTATCATATAAAAACAGGAACGTTTAAGCAATTTACAACCGAAAATGGTCTATCTCACAATGTCGTAAATGCTATTTTAGAAGATGATTATGGCTATTTTTGGATGAGTAGCGATTACGGCTTGATGCGTTTAAACCCTAAAAATGATATCATTAATACCTATCTAACAGAAGATGGTATTTTGCATACAGAGTTTAATCGAAAATCAGCATACAAAGCTTCTACGGGAAAGCTTTATTTTGGGGGCTTGTCGGGAATTATGGGGCTTGATCCTGCTGATTTTTTAGAAGAAAAACTACAAGATGTACCACTTCATCTTGTCCAATTTCAATATTTTAATGGCAAAGAGGGAGCCTTGATTGATGCGACCGAAGAAGTCGTAAAACAGGGAAAGATTGTATTGGATTATACGGATCGTTTTTTTACGGTAGAATTAGCATTGCTAGACTACAAAGCTTCCAACAAACGACAATATGCCTACAAAATAGAGGGGTTGGAAAAAGATTGGAATTTTACAACTAATAATTCTATTCGAGTCAATAGCTTAGCAGCAGGGAACTACACCTTATTGGTAAAAGGAGAGGGTAGCAATGGTTTGTGGTCAACAGAGCCATTAAAAATTCCTATTATTGTAAAGCAACCGTTTTACCTAACTTGGCAATTTTTGCTTTTTATTGCTATTTTGCTTTTTGTAGTGGTGTTATTATACTCTAGGTGGCGGGTGCAGCGTTTGTACCGTGTCAAGATGCACTTAGAACAAGAAGTCTCCAAGCGGACACAAAAGATAGAGCAACAGGCAAATGAACTAAGGGAGTTGGACAATGTAAAGTCTCGATTTTTTGCCAATATTTCGCATGAATTGAGAACGCCTTTAACATTGATGTTGGGACCAATTGGGGCGATTTTAGAAAAGCACTATGGAGAAAAGTTCGAAGATATTGAACAAGTACTAGAATTGGTCAAACGAAATGGTATTCAATTGCAAGGACTCATTGAAGAAATTCTTATTTTATCAAAGCTAGAGGCGAAGAGTGTTGAAATAGAAGAAAATGAGCTGCAACTCATTCCTTTTCTCAAACGTTTGTTTTTTGCATTTGAGGCACAAGCAAATCTACAAGGACTGGATTGGTATTTTAATAGTGCTATATCAGAGGATTTATATGTCGTATTGGATGCTAGTAAAATTGAAAAAATTCTAAATAACTTATTGTCGAATGCGTTGAAGCATACTCCAAGAGGAGGGAAGGTTGAGCTTAAAGTAACTAATAAATGGATGGATAATAAAGCATTGATGCTTTTGATAGAAGTTATCGATTCAGGAACAGGAATTCATCCAGATGATTTGTCTCATTTGTTTGATCGGTTTTATCAATCCAAACAAAAGGAAGCGATTGTTCAAGGTGGAACTGGGATAGGCTTGGCTTTGACCAAAGAATTGGTGCAGTTGCTAAAAGGTAGGATAGAGGTACATAGTGAATGGACAAAAGGTGCTAGTTTTTTGGTAACGATCCCTTCTACTAAAGTGGAGCATCCTGTACAAGAATGGGGGTCAGAGCCTGAAAAAGAGGCGTCTGTTCCAATTGTTACTTCGACTATTTCTAAATCTACGACAACTATTTTGATTGTTGAGGATAACAACGATATGCGGAGCTTTCTGGCAGATATATTACAAGAATATCAGATTATAACTGCCGAGAATGGTCGTATTGGTTGGGATATTTTATCCAAACAAGCGCATCAAATTGATCTAATTCTTTCCGATGTCATGATGCCAGAAATGGACGGTTTTGAATTATTGCAAAAGGTCAAATCACATACTGAATGGCAACAATTACCTATGATTATGTTGACAGCAAGAGCAACCGAGCAAGATAAGTTGTTTGCACTTAGAATAGGAGTAGATGATTATTTGCAAAAGCCTTTTTCTCGTCAAGAGTTGCTTATCCGTATTCAAAATTTATTACAAAACTATGCGCAACGCAAAGCTTGGCAACTGGAAGCAGCTAAAGAGGAAGAAACAAGCCCCAAACTGTCAGTTAATGATTCTAAAGTAGGAGGAGATAAGTGGATGGAAAACTTAGAAGCCATTGCAAAAAGAGAGGTTGGAAATACACAGTTTACCATTACTAGTCTAGCCTATGACTTAAATCTTAGCGAACGACAATTGCGTCGTAAAATAAAAACCAAAACGGGCTTGACTCCCAATCAATATTTTAGGGTTGTGAAATTGGAAAAGGCTAGAGAGTACCTAGAGAATAGACATTATGAAACTGTTTCGGAAATTGCTTATAAGATAGGGTTTTCGAATGTGCACTATTTTTCTAAAATTTATCAAGAGCAGTATGGAAAGAAACCTAGTGAATATTTGAAACATTAG
- a CDS encoding CHAT domain-containing tetratricopeptide repeat protein yields the protein MMNYFLYFCFFIGLLPSFLLAQENPKLAIAKLDSLGVLAYYQEDFRQATHFWEQMKTTIETHGLEEAYLGELQYLAALYLETEQYTSAERLYLKLLELQKASNQVEHLFYIQCIGQLGYCYYGMGRYEAAEVSYLEALKIARSILEDEAPTYSSLLNNLALLYNTLGKYEEAEQLYLEVLEIDKKSNSTHYYATSLNNLAVLYQDMGHYEKAEKLYLESQKLREKIYGTNHVNYALGLNNIGNLYAAMNQFFQAETYYQQARKILDAHSPYYIYNLNASAQLHFKQKNYEKAASLWQQALTSSQKGLGEKHPSTAQYWDQLARLYLEQGSEEKALIYCRKAILANIPNLEDAEFTDWQQLDTITYFSNERARTSLLTLLEIFEQICKETILQKKWEEFFTISMVVMHLNERIRNDFTSNANKLRILESNVKSLGCGIHAAVFLGGNSYYKKAFAFAEQNKSILLMEALKGQQTRVLGNLPDSLVWLESSLQRQREQLFQKKLLATTLVEKQKLTEQLNKLNLKIERFVAKIRHHYPQYHQLKYNSLTASVEEIQALLEPQALLLEYFILEDSTYLFAISKNKIEVINISCAEHKLSEYIRSLRLSLSDYDLLDKAPREAYLLYIKSAEWLYQTLLKQVLDNNKDIKDLIVVTDGELGHIPFEVLLSQLGPQNGANYSALKYLVRDYNISYSYSASLWVENLKQSASIAHTGVEQQVLAFAASYPKPQHSLYSLRSENVCAIRSVLEDLPAATKEVKGLSKMFYGEFLTGEQASETNFKKLAAQYSVIHLAMHGVSNEAEPILSALAFSEDYQATEDNFLQAYEVAQLPLNANLVVLSACETGYGKFQQGEGIISLARSFMYAGAPSLVVSLWQVNDQATAIIMRLFYQNLAEGMTKSEALRYAKLNYLELFDGMAVHPALWSAFIQIGDSHAIKLETKKQWYWWLVAGTVGVLILVLGYNQYKKKQNESLDITE from the coding sequence TAGTCTCGGTGTATTAGCTTATTATCAAGAAGATTTTAGGCAAGCCACTCATTTTTGGGAACAAATGAAAACAACTATAGAAACGCATGGCTTAGAGGAAGCATATTTAGGAGAACTCCAATATCTTGCTGCGTTGTATTTAGAAACCGAGCAATATACCTCCGCAGAACGCTTGTATTTAAAGTTGCTTGAATTGCAAAAGGCTTCCAATCAGGTTGAACATCTCTTTTATATTCAATGTATCGGTCAGTTAGGGTATTGTTACTATGGAATGGGGCGTTATGAAGCGGCAGAAGTATCTTATTTAGAAGCATTAAAAATCGCTCGTTCTATATTGGAAGACGAGGCACCTACCTATTCGAGTCTACTCAATAACTTGGCATTATTATACAATACGCTAGGAAAATATGAAGAGGCGGAACAACTCTATTTGGAAGTTCTAGAAATTGATAAAAAAAGTAATAGTACGCATTATTATGCAACAAGTCTCAATAATTTGGCGGTTTTGTATCAGGATATGGGGCATTATGAAAAAGCTGAAAAACTATACTTGGAGTCACAAAAACTTAGAGAAAAAATATACGGAACGAATCATGTAAATTACGCTTTAGGATTAAATAATATAGGTAATTTATATGCTGCTATGAATCAGTTTTTTCAAGCCGAAACCTATTATCAACAAGCTCGGAAGATATTAGATGCCCATAGTCCTTATTATATTTATAATCTAAATGCTTCCGCCCAATTGCACTTTAAACAAAAAAACTATGAAAAAGCAGCATCGTTGTGGCAACAAGCATTAACAAGTAGCCAAAAGGGACTAGGAGAAAAGCACCCTTCTACGGCTCAATATTGGGACCAACTAGCTAGGTTGTATTTAGAGCAGGGAAGTGAAGAAAAGGCTTTAATATATTGCAGAAAAGCGATTCTAGCGAATATTCCTAATTTGGAAGATGCGGAATTTACAGATTGGCAACAATTGGATACCATAACTTATTTTAGTAACGAGCGTGCAAGAACATCTTTGTTGACTTTGTTAGAAATATTTGAGCAAATCTGCAAGGAAACAATACTCCAAAAGAAGTGGGAAGAATTTTTTACCATTAGTATGGTTGTTATGCATCTGAATGAACGAATTAGAAACGATTTTACTAGTAATGCGAATAAACTAAGAATTTTAGAAAGCAATGTAAAAAGTCTAGGATGTGGAATTCATGCGGCTGTTTTTTTAGGCGGCAATTCGTATTATAAAAAAGCGTTTGCATTTGCAGAACAAAACAAATCCATTTTATTAATGGAAGCCTTAAAAGGTCAGCAAACTCGTGTTTTGGGAAATTTGCCCGATTCTTTGGTCTGGTTAGAGTCTAGTTTGCAACGACAACGGGAGCAATTGTTTCAAAAAAAGCTCTTGGCGACAACTTTGGTTGAAAAACAGAAATTGACAGAGCAGCTCAATAAACTGAATCTAAAAATTGAACGCTTTGTGGCAAAGATACGGCATCATTACCCTCAATACCACCAACTAAAATACAATAGCTTAACCGCTAGTGTAGAAGAAATACAGGCTCTATTAGAACCACAAGCTTTGTTATTGGAATATTTCATCTTGGAAGACTCTACCTATCTTTTTGCCATTTCTAAAAATAAGATAGAAGTGATTAATATCTCTTGTGCAGAACACAAATTATCAGAGTATATTCGGAGCTTGCGATTGTCTTTGAGCGACTATGACTTACTTGATAAAGCACCTAGGGAGGCTTATCTACTTTATATCAAATCGGCAGAATGGCTGTATCAAACGTTATTAAAACAAGTATTAGATAACAACAAGGATATTAAGGATTTGATTGTGGTGACAGATGGGGAGTTGGGACACATTCCTTTTGAGGTATTACTATCTCAGCTTGGTCCACAAAATGGCGCCAATTATAGCGCGTTGAAATATTTGGTAAGGGATTATAATATTAGTTATAGTTATTCGGCTAGTCTTTGGGTCGAAAATTTGAAACAGTCTGCTAGTATTGCTCACACTGGTGTTGAACAACAAGTATTGGCTTTTGCTGCCAGTTACCCCAAGCCGCAGCACAGTTTGTATAGCTTACGTTCAGAAAATGTTTGTGCTATTCGAAGTGTTTTAGAAGATTTGCCAGCTGCAACGAAGGAAGTCAAAGGTTTGTCTAAGATGTTTTATGGAGAATTTTTGACGGGAGAACAGGCAAGTGAAACAAATTTTAAAAAATTAGCAGCTCAGTATAGTGTGATTCATTTAGCAATGCACGGAGTATCAAACGAAGCAGAACCAATTTTATCAGCTTTGGCCTTTTCAGAGGATTATCAAGCAACGGAAGATAATTTTTTGCAAGCGTATGAAGTCGCACAGTTGCCCCTCAATGCCAATCTTGTCGTTCTATCTGCTTGCGAAACAGGATACGGAAAATTTCAACAAGGGGAAGGAATCATCTCATTAGCTCGTTCGTTTATGTATGCAGGTGCCCCTTCTTTGGTCGTGAGTTTGTGGCAGGTTAACGATCAAGCCACAGCTATTATTATGCGTTTGTTTTATCAGAATTTAGCAGAAGGAATGACGAAATCGGAAGCACTTCGTTATGCAAAATTGAACTATTTAGAGTTGTTTGACGGCATGGCAGTCCATCCTGCACTTTGGTCTGCATTTATACAAATAGGAGATAGCCATGCGATAAAATTGGAAACGAAAAAACAGTGGTACTGGTGGTTGGTGGCTGGCACAGTCGGTGTACTTATACTAGTTCTAGGTTACAATCAATACAAGAAGAAGCAAAACGAATCTTTAGATATAACCGAATAA